A single Anopheles arabiensis isolate DONGOLA chromosome 2, AaraD3, whole genome shotgun sequence DNA region contains:
- the LOC120893230 gene encoding probable trafficking protein particle complex subunit 13 homolog yields MVEPTEHLLALKVMRLTRPTLISPQILTAEPKDVPQYSFQKILHSDATSVAGCETIAAGQFMLLPQSFGNIYLGETFSSYVCVHNCRAHPVTNVSVKADLQSNNSRVSLPIHADKTGPVTLNPEETLDDVIHHEVKEIGTHILVCEVSYMTPAGLETSFRKFFKFQVVKPLDVKTKFYNAETDDVYLEAQIQNITVGPICLEKVELESSEQYTVVSLNTLPSGESVFSSKTMLQPQNSCQFLYCIRPIPEIARDPSALKAANNIGKLDIVWRSNLGERGRLQTSQLQRCALEYSDLRLNVIEANSTVRIGEGFDFRCRVTNTSERSMDLLMSLNTKAKPGCGYTGVTEFALGPLEPGQMKEFPLTVCPVRLGLIVISALQLTDVFTKRKYEFDNFLQVFVVDEDYREDSFQLDKYVRYSSGTKNIPQTV; encoded by the exons ATGGTTGAACCGACAGAGCATCTGCTGGCTCTAAAAG TGATGCGCCTCACACGGCCCACCTTGATCAGCCCCCAGATACTGACGGCCGAACCGAAAGATGTACCGCAGTACTCGTTCCAGAAGATCCTCCATAGCGATGCGACATCGGTGGCGGGCTGTGAGACGATTGCAGCCGGCCAGTTTATGCTGCTGCCGCAAAGCTTCGGCAACATCTATCTCGGCGAAACGTTCTCGAGCTACGTGTGCGTGCACAACTGTCGGGCCCATCCCGTCACGAACGTTTCGGTGAAGGCGGATTTGCAGTCCAACAATAGTCGCGTTAGTCTGCCGATCCACGCGGACAAAACGGGCCCAGTGACGCTGAACCCGGAGGAaacgctcgatgacgttatTCACCACGAGGTGAAGGAAATCGGAACGCACAT CTTGGTTTGTGAAGTTTCGTACATGACGCCGGCCGGGCTGGAGACGTCCTTTCGCAAGTTTTTCAAATTCCAAGTCGTCAAACCACTGGATGTAAAGACCAAGTTCTACAACGCGGAAACGGACGACGTGTATCTGGAGGCACAGATACAGAACATTACCGTCGGGCCGATCTGTCTCGAGAAGGTCGAGCTGGAAAGCTCGGAACAGTACACGGTCGTGTCGCTCAACACACTCCCGTCCGGCGAGTCGGTGTTCTCGTCCAAAACGATGCTGCAGCCGCAGAACAGCTGCCAGTTTCTGTACTGCATCCGGCCGATACCGGAAATTGCACGCGACCCGAGCGCCCTGAAGGCGGCCAACAATATTGGCAAGCTGGACATTGTGTGGCGCTCGAATTTGGGAGAGCGGGGACGTTTGCAGACCAGCCAGCTGCAACGCTGT GCCCTGGAGTACAGTGACCTTCGGTTGAACGTGATCGAAGCGAACAGTACGGTTCGGATCGGGGAAGGGTTCGACTTTCGCTGTCGGGTGACGAACACCAGCGAACGGTCGATGGATCTGCTGATGAGCCTCAACACGAAGGCCAAACCGGGCTGCGGGTACACTGGCGTGACGGAGTTTGCGCTCGGCCCCCTGGAACCGGGCCAGATGAAGGAGTTCCCGCTGACCGTCTGCCCGGTGCGGTTGGGGTTGATCGTGATTTCCGCGCTGCAGCTGACGGACGTTTTTACGAAGCGCAAGTACGAGTTTGACAACTTCCTGCAGGTGTTTGTGGTGGACGAGGACTATCGGGAGGATAGCTTCCAGCTGGACAAGTACGTCCGCTACAGTAGCGGCACCAAAAACATTCCCCAAACCGTGTAA